CCGGACCCCAGCTGTCTTAATGCTGGACCTAGCTTACCAGGCCGAGGAAAGAACCCTCTCAGACACGCAGAGTCCAGGTAAAGACATGGCCCTTCGCTTGCCCACCACAGCTGCACCCCCCTCCTGGGAGCCAGAGCCTCTGGGGCCTATAGTCTAGACCTAGTTCCCCGGATGTTGGCTCCTCAGGAATCTAACACTTTGTCTTCTCATTTCCGAACTActtgtcctgaaaaacaaaacaaaaactgggaaCAAGAAAGCCTTTGAATGTGGGGAAGAGGAACCCCAAAACCCAACTTGCACACCGTGACACCACTCACTGACGGACTTTATTAGCTGAGCAGTGACCTTCCTAAACACCAAAGATACTCCAGACACACCCAAAAGGCCTGGAGTGGTAGAGGTCGGCAGTGGGCAGGTTGGCAATCATTTCCTGACCATAGCAGCCATCTGTACCGTGTCTCCTTCTCCAAAGGAGCTTTGATCGTTTGAGCCAAGACGGGTAAATCAAGACAACGATTGGATCTGTACCTCTAAAGGCAGGGCATACATAGGAAGAAGTCCGGCCCCAACACCTGGTTCTCAAATACACAGGATTCAGACCATTGGATACTTCCCTGGAGAAGTAATCCCCCTGCTATGAGACTGTTGCTGATAGGATGCTCAGAACCCTGaccttttaatttatttcagtCTCTGatacacacccctccccccagatcCTGAACTCATTGGACGAtgaggggaaggcagaggagaaatTTAAGCCataagctctctgcttcctcccacttTGGCAGGATACCATCTCCCTGTAGCCTCCCCAACGGCCTAAGTAGTTAGCTCGATTTGGCTGAGGTTAATCTGCCAGGGATTAGTAAATCACCCACATAAATCTTCCACTAATGCATTTACTTGGAAGCCAAGAGCTTGCCGCTTCTGAGGCCGAGGTCCCTTTCTCGGAGAAGGGCAGTCCAGCAGGGACTTGTTTATGAAATAGGGATCTGGCAACGGAGGAGCCAGTCCAGCCCAGACCTTCCCCACCGCTGCTCCTGCCCTCGGCTAGTCCTGGGCATGGGCATCGGCATCCACAGCATTCCTGGAGCAGAGCCAGTGAAATTCTTCACTTCATCTCCCTTTTCCTAAAGGAAGTACAGAGCTCACAACACCAAAGCCCCAGGGGCCGCCCTGGAAGAGTAGACTGCCTCTGGCATCAGCCAGTCAGACCTCTGTGCATCCTCTGGTCCTCTCCACGCTTAActgggggtgttttttttttcttctttagcagGGGATGCACTTCTCTTGGTACTTCACTTCTAGCTCTATTAGTAAAAGGCTCTTTTCCCCTCCCTCGGTTACCTGTGctttctcagtctcccaagttacCCTTTCTTTCCCCTCATCAAGAGGCAGCGTGTTGATCCCTCTGTCTCGCCCGACCGTTACGTGATAGTGGACAGAAGGAATCGTGGGAACAGGCTGAAAAGTATGAAGTTCCGTGCTGGAAAGTGAAGCTGCACTTTCCGGGGCTCTCAGCATAAACGGAAGCTCTGCGCTTCAACCTTCAGAACGTTAAAGTCAGACCCTAAACACATGAGGCTGTCATCTCTTTCACAGGTTGCTCTGTATCCCCAAGTGGGTATGACTGACATCCAGTTCATTGCAGCTCCATGAAGGAAGTCCtgccgctcccccccccccccccccgccagcatTATGCCTTCATGTATTGTTCATTCAGTGAACACTGAAGTGGAGACAGCTAACCACACGTCAGCATCCCTCAGTCCGAGGCTTCTGGGCTTACACACCAGATCACCTCGGCTGTGTAGGAAACTCTAGAACTGCTGACTGGGAAGACTAGGCCCCTCTGAGGTCAGCTCGTCACACCTTCGCTCTACACATTTCAACTGATGTGGAGAGAAAGCTGACAGGCTTGTAAGTTAGTGTGGGGTGGCACAGCCACCCAGGCCCTTCCCTCCTCTTGTGTGCTCTCAAGGAGCCCATCTGTCTCCGACGCCGCCGGAgcagagaagtggagggagggtcTGAGAAGTGACGAGAACTGGGTGGGGtgagcaaaaccctgtctccttcctgtctctggccTGTGAACCTACACACAGGcagggctttcttttctttaaaagaatccCAGCCTCACTTGGCCTTAGGAGCAGGTCAGCGCAAGGAGAGGAAGGGTCGTCCTCGGCACGCTGGTAGGGCGGgcggtggagggaggggagggcaggccGGGGCACTCGCCTATTGTCGGTCTGGATTGGATGCTTCCAGTCATTCGTTTCCTTTTAATTAACCCACATTCCTGGAGGAGAAATATTTATGTTGGCTCCCATAGAGGCAATCCGCAGactggaaagaaaagggaagaaagccTGTCTTAGCAAAACAATATCTCTAAAGAGCTCCAGAAGAGAAAATAGGGGGAACAAAATGCCATTAAAACAGCCTTCTACCCCCGCCGGAGTCAATGAAAACTTCATTTCACATGTTAATCCGCCACTCCGCCCGCCCTTTCTCTCCACACAACACCTTTTCCGAGAGTGTTTGGGAAAAGTCTCCACAGTCAGTACACAGCTCCCTGCGGCTCAGACTTCTCCTTGTGTTAGTTCAGGGCCCCAAGTGGGGCTCTCGCTCCagcagccgcccccccccccctttaatttAAACAAAGACTTCAGAGTTCATCAACCTCCCACTGAAATTCACAGCTGCTGAACAAACTAATCCCCTCTCCCGGCCTTTCTTCCCTTCAATGGGCTCTTGGCTTCAAAGACACTTTGGGAAAGGACTTTGCTGGGGCTCACACTGCTTCATCAATAGAAGTTAGCACAAGTATTATCTGAAGAGCAAGTGGCTTTACAAACAAATACTGCCTAACAATCCCTCCCCCCAAACACACGCATCTAGCCTGCAGACATGATGGGGTCGACAACAGGGTTAGGGCCGGTTCCCCCTGGCTCCACACCCAGGCCCTTTGTGCAGCTGAGCTCAGCCCTGAAGTGGTGTGGGGGAAACCCTGCAGCTAGCTGTCAGGCacagatgcagacagacagacagacagacagggacacacacacacacaccgagcaGTGTAGCTACATACGCTGCAAGGAAAAGCTTGCTGCCCGAGTCCATGGGTCTATGCTTTAGAAAATCattttcttgggctggagagatggctgctcttccaaagacatggattcagttcccagcacccactaggcgcctcttctggcctttgtaggcaCTAAGTACTAAACAtagaacacactcacacatgcaggctaaccactcatacacatattttttatgttcttttcctCAATATTTTATTCTTATCTCTCCCCAgacctctcctcctgccttcctataTAGTAGAGGAAGCACgacttctctgttcttgaaagGGAAGCATCAGCAAAGTAGGATCCAGAGGAGACAAGGATTGGGAAACGACTTTGGAAAGCAAGTCACTTTATTGCACTGTTTAAGAGGTCAGCATGGAAATACAGCCAGAGAAAGCAGTTCAGAGACATAGGCAGCTGAGGGAAAGAAGGGCCCTGGATCCATGAGAAGCCGGGCTCTGATTCCAGAGTCGGGCTTAAAAATCGCAGACTGGATAGTGTAAGGCCTAGGGCCAGGCTCAAGCCTGGGTGGGCAGTGTCAAAGGTCATTCTCtacagcagtgttcttaaccttcctaatgctgtgaccctttaatagagttcctcagtGTGACCCCCAGCCACAAAATTatgtcattgctactttataactgcaattttgctactgttatggattgtaatataaatatctgtgttttcccatgtcTTAGGCGATCCTTGTGAAAGGTTTGTttgaccccccaaaggggtcatgacccacaggttgagaactgctgctctacaGGCTTCTACCTCATACTCTAAACAAAGGCACTTCATTCTTCCACTGGCCACCTAATACAGCCCGCCCTGAGTAATGCTAACACACGAGATACAGCCCGCCCTGAGTAATGCTAACACACGAGATACAGCCCGCCCTGAGTAATGCTAACACATGAGGTACAGCCCACCCTGAGTAATGCTAATACATgagaagttttcattttttaaaggtcCAGTTTCCTCTCTTGATTTTGCTCAACACCCACACCCAATCCTCATGTCCATGACTTGTTGAAAAAGTGGCCATCAACCAACTCCCTGGGGCTACAATAAAATTGACCTTAAAAtatgaagacagaggcaggggggaCAGGACAGttggactccagctccagaagagaaagaacaagactCACAAGATGAGTcatggcagaggcagactgaACCGATGACAGACTCTTGACCCTCTCTGAACCGTCTGAACAGAATATCTCTGGGTGAGACATTCTGGTGCAGACCCTGTAGGACTTCCAGCTTAGGGAAAGGAAGACCGGACTCTGCGCTCCACCTCCCAGGCTGAAAGCACCCTAGGAAAGCCCAGGTGGGCAGGCACAAAGAGGGAGGAAACAGGCACTCAGCCGGTGTGGAGCCAAGCCCCAGCATGCCTAGCCGGCAGCAAGGGGAAATACTGGGAGAAATAAACACAACCTATTGAAAACCTCCCGCTCTGCACGCGGAGGTGAGCGACATCAGAAAGGCCTCCTGGAGGAAGAGGCTGCCCGGCTTAGCCCTGCAGCTTGTGAGCGATGGTGAGGACAGCCTTCAGGACAGGCATGAAGCTGGACACCTCGCTGAAGCTGCTGCAGGCCGCCACCTGGGCATGCACCGCAAGGCCCTGCTCAAAGCCGCCTGCATCCACACATCGGGCAACTTGGTGGAGCCCAGCCAGGACGTGGGGTGAGAGCTGTGGAGGGATTGACCCTGAGATTAGGTGAGGCCAGCCCAGCCCGGACCCTGACAGCAGAGAAAGGACAAGCGGGCAGGTTGCTGGCTCTgagactgggaggaagggactctGGGCCTCTCTGACTGTGGCTGGCAGTGGACAGGCGCCAGGCAGAGGCCGTCGTCAGTCAGGTACTCACCGACCCCTCACAAAGTTTTTCATATAGACATTCTAGACGTTGGGCCGCCTCCTCcagcttcctttttgttttctgcagGGAGGAAAATGGATCCTGACCCCACCCCTGAGGCTCACACTGTACAGCACTACAAACACCCCTGAGATATACCAGCTAGCACGGCTCAGTGCCATTTCCTGCATTTCACAAAGTGGAGGCCCAAAGATGGCAAGAGACTTGCCCGGGTGGCCGACACAGCTAGCCAGGGAGCTTTCTTCTGCCAACGCCCCCTTTGCTAAAGGCCTTGCCCCTGCGAATCCCCATGCTCTTTGGTCCTGCTCTTGAGAAGTGGGACTTAGACTCCAGGCCCTCCCCACTTCATTTGGACATCAAGGACGTGCAGACACAGTCAATGTGTGCGGGACAGTAAGGGAGCAGCTGGTCTCCACCCGAGGCACTAGCAGCCTTCCGAGGATGTGGGGGGCACTGGGGGGAGGGTCAGACCTACTAGGTCAGTGGCAGACAGAGAACAGCGCTGGAGAAGTGCCTCGAAGCTGTCCTTCAGGCACTGATGTTCTGGGGGCAGCTCCTTCCTTCCCGGCTTCTCAGGAGGCAGCTGCTGCAGTTGTTAATGAGGAGCAGTGAGGAAGAACTGTCCGTCTGTCCGCACGGCCTCCCTAAGGCTCAGTCACCTGTGACTCGAGGTCACGCTTCCCATCAAGGCCAagctaccccacccccactcccacccctcacccccctcctctgcaggaaGGACATCCTCAGCTCAGGCTCAAGGATTACTTCTACCTTGAGCAAGGAATCCAGTCTCTATGATCTCACTTTTCTTGCCCACACAGGACTGGAAAGCCTCCCAGGGGACTCACTGTTCTGGTCACCTGCAGgctgccttctcttggggctccGGGAGGAGACCAGCTCACACTAGAGACTTGGGGCTGTGGCGGCAGGGTCTGTCCTGGCTCAGGGCCGAGGCTCATAACTGGAGCTGTGATCGGTGCTGGAGGTATAAATGTCTCTGGCAGCTGAGGAGATGAAGAAAAGCATAGGAGTGAACTGTGAGATGCTACAGGCTCTGAGTTTGAACAAGAAACGGCGGCGAGCAGGGAACTGGGAAACAGAAAGATGtgtgcaggaggaagaggcagagactaactcagagcagggcagggctgaATAATTCTTAAAGGACTAAAGAGTGGATCACCGGGCAGGGAAAGGTGCATGACCTTTCTCCTCGGGAGCGTTTCCCAAGTGGCTGGAGCAGCTTGCCAGGCATCCTGGGGTCCTAAAGAACATAAAAAAATGGGGGTTCTAAGGACATGGTCAAGGACCTTGGAAGCGTTTAAAAGCTGGGAAAATTATTTTGGTTAGAGTTGGCCATACTTCCCTCTGTAGATCGGTCATACTCTAGCTGACAAAAGGTCTTGGCAGAAAAAAGACTCCCAAAGTAGTCGTGGGAATGGGGGAGTGAGGCAATGACCCCCAAGAAGAAGCCATGGAAAGAAGACTGACCTGGATGGGGAGTCCAGATGCCAGTGCTTGGGAGGGTCCTGGAGCATGGAGCCCCTGGCCCTCCAGGAGGGCCAGCCACAGGAAAAGTGACAGGAGAGCCTGAGGGCGGGGAGCTCAGAGGGTTGGGACCTGGTGGTcccataggagccagagggagcagcctgggagtctgaggcagcagGGGACAGCCAGGCTGCATGGCGTCTGGGGATGCCGTGGGTGGACAGGGACCGGGAAGAGGCCATGTTCCAGAGAAGCCAACCGGGTTTGCAGCGCGAGCACTCTGTCCTAAGAGCTGCGGCTGAGGTAAAGCTGAAGGAGAAGAGAAACCGGTACTTTATCATTAACTTCATCTGGGGAGAGACTCAGGCCATCACGCAGGAACAAATcagcaacacaaaaataaaagagggaGTGTGGTGTCACACCTGCGTgacacctgggaggctgagacgAGATCTTTGGAGACCAAGAGTTTGCAACCAAGCGGGagtccaaccccccccccaaaaaccaCTTGTAAACCCACACCTGATAATAACAAGGAATGATTAGCACATGCAGAGAGAAATCTACAATTTTCCAAGTACTTTTTAACTGTTGTCCTTATTTGACCCTCAAAATAATCATAGTGAATTGAAATGACTGACATCGTTACTTCGGTATACTGTCAAAATTACCAAGTCATTAaccagaggggggggggagggggacggggacgggggacggacaagagacagagggggagagatggagagagacagagagagagggagagacagagacagagagagacagagggagagagagagaatataaggGGGGATTCAGTAAAAGACACTATTAGGAATTCAGACTTCAATCTCAAAGCAATTTTCCCAAAAAAGAATTGCAAAAAgttattaaaaagacaaaacaagctGGATATAcccctgtagttccagcacttggaggtagaggcaggaaggttagtttaaggtcatccttggctacacagcaagttcgaggctagcctgggctacaagagactctgtccccaaacaaaacaatgttctCTCTAGGCATTGTCAGCATGTACTGGGGAGGCAGTATGTCTGTCTCTCCTGAGACCTTGGTACTTCACCAGAATAGACTTCCCTTACTCACCAGGGCCCAAATGCAGAGGCAGGGTTGCCTGGGGCCCAGGTACCCTGTAGTCACCTGTAGACTGTGTCTGTGAGCCCTGAGAAGGGCTGGGCTGGGAGGGTATGAAGGGCATCACTAATGATGGCTGAGCTGTGGCCCTTGGCCTTGCAGATGGAGCTGGGACCTGTGAAGAGAGAAAAAGGTCAGGGAGCTGGTGTGGTGTGGCCAATTCTTCCAACACCGGGGTCAAGCCTAAGTTCTTCAGTACAAATGCCAGATTCTCGGCCTTCTACTTCCCATCTGGTATTCCTTTATTTAACCCAATCCCAAGACCACAACCCACTGACGTTTTAGCAGTTCCTCCAAAGGCCGTTGTTTCCTCCGCTTTGCACATCTGCCCCCGTGCCTGAAACAGCCCTAAAGTGCCCCTCCCTTGTCTAAATAACGTGATCCAGAGCAGCCAAtcaaggctggtgagatggcttgttacacatggtggaaggagagaactggttcccacagtttgtcctctgacttctgcatatgcaccatggcacacacgcacgcccacatatgtacacacgcacacacacacacacacacacacacacacacactataatacaTTCACAATCAATCTCTTTTtcaggggccaggtggtggtggtacatctctttaatcccagcactaggaggcagaggcaggtggatctctgagttcaagaccagcctggtctacagagcaagttccaggacagccagggctacacagagaaaccctgtctcgaaaacaaaacaaaacaaaacaaaaccaaaaccaagcaccaccaacaacaaaaagaaatctctTTTTCAAGTTCAGTATTGTGGTGCAGGCCTAGTACTCAGTAGGAAGAAgctggtgaatctctgtgagtttaagaccagtctggtctacatagtggtggtttgaaagaaaatggcccccaaagggaatggcattattaggaggtgtggctttgttggagtaggtgtggccttgttggaggaagtgtgtcactgtgggggtgggctttgaggtctcctttgctcaagctatacTCAGTGTGGTTggtacacagttcacttcctgttgcctgtggactcagatgtaggactctcagctccttctccagcaccatgtctgcctgtcccACCAcagtgataatggactaaacctctgaactgtaagcagccaccacaatgaaatgtttttctttgtaagagttgccgtgatcatagtgtctcttcacagcaattgaaaccctgactaagacaacctTAGCTTTCCACTAGATGAACTATGTGAGGGCAAAGATTATATTTGTGTCCCTTATGTTCTAAGAGCCTAGTGTTTGTTCAATaaacagttattaaaaaataactgaATCTAGTATGGCTCTATGAAGCTATGAATTTCTATCTTGTTTTGTTTACTAAAATATTCCAATGTCTACAACCATGGCTGGTCCATAAATATGtttgaatggatgaataaatgaatgaacagacAAGCTCTCACCTGGTCAGGAGGCTGggatcccattctgtaggataaCTTCTCTTTGGGGTGGAGGGCAGTTCCTACAGCAACCcggggaaaaggaaaagggggagccTGTTGGCCCAAGACGGCGGAACCTTGGGCGTGAAAAAGCCGATCTCTCAGCTGCTGAACCGCTGGCTGGAGTTGTAATATGGAAGAGCCGTTAGAAAGCTAGAACAGGCGAGCGTCTTGCAAACAAGCTTTGGATTACTGTCTATGTTCCTCAGTAACCTGAAGAGACCCACAGTTCTCTAGTCCCTGCCAAACACTTGCATGCCCCCCACTCCTGGCTGTTCTCCCCTCTGGGAGTGCCCTACATGCCCTTCTCTTTGAAGGTCCAGTCCAACTGTTTTAAGCACTGGAAAGTCTTCCTTCACTTCTCCAGAAAAACCAGCCTCTTCCCTGACGTGCTTAGTGCAATCCTCTGTTACGACACTGGAAATTACTGATACGGTCTCTCCTAACAGACTGGGAGCTGCCTAAGGGATCTTATTTCTCCCAGGCACTACAGCATTAGTATAGTGCCTAAAACATGGATATGCTCAGTGTCAGATCAAGGAATAAGATGATTTGGTCTTTATCATGGCCACCCTCACCTGGATGCAGTCACTGGGTAGGAAGCTCATGGCAATGGCCAGGCTGCCCTGGGCTGCCAGGAGATTGGCGTACTGGGTGAGCCTGTAGACTGTGGCAGGACCTGGGCTCATCTTGTCAGAACCCTGCAGTAGTTCCAAGCTCCTGCTAAGGACCATCACCTTCTCCATCAGGTCCTGTAGGGACAAGGATGAAGGTGATCAACCTCTTCCAAGCATATCTTGCTGTGTCCAGGTGGCTCACCCAGGAACACCATACCATGGAAACGAGGGCACCTGGACACACCATGGTGAAGGCAACAGACAGTCACATGTCAGAGACATGATAGAGGAGGCCTCACTCCTAGGCTGTTAAGGCTGGGATCAATGGGCTGCATCCAGGCCTTGGGTTCTTATGCATCTCTGTCTCCTCTCGGTACTTTCTGTCCCTTCTTGATAGTATGTCGTCAACCAGACTCTGCTATACTTTCGTCTCATGAGACCCGGTCTCCTCACACGTCTGTGACTTTACCTTCTCTGCTTACCCACAGAGCACCTGATAGAGTTTAGATCCATAGCATGTTTCACAGAAACTATTAATCAAATATTAAATTGACTTGTATGATGAATCCTTGGATGGGAAAATTTTATGAAAGCTCATACCCAAGCTCGCATCCTGAGGGAATAAGGTGATCATTTCATCCTTGGGAGAAGGCATCAGACACTGAgggctctctgctcctccctaGCACCTGGAGTGGCCGGAACTCGGCAGGGAAGAGGGGAGTGGCCGGAGCTGGGCAGGGAAGAGGTACCTGCAGAGCCACGGGGCACGAGGCTGGCTGGCATTTTGCCCAGCTTTCCACCAGCCGATCCACACTTCCTGAGCACACAAAGCAGAGTCTGGCCTCAGAAGTGAGtgccctgcctccctcctgctccagccGAGTTCCCAGCACGTCTGTGGAGAGATGCAGATTTGATTGACAGCACAGCTTCCCTGCGCTGCTCTTCCTTCTCGTATTTGGAAACAAGTGGACTAGCGTGAGCTCTGACACAAGAGTGTACAATCGCTCCGTGgtgaagagcacacactgctcttctcGAGGGTGAAGGTTCAATTTCCAgagcccacacagcagctcacagctctctacaactccagttccaggaaatctattTCTGCCTTCCCCGGGGGCCAGGCATTCACATGGTTCATTCActtatatacatgcaagcaaaatactcatatacataaataaagataaaaaaagaactcttttaaagaaaagctaACTCAGACTGACCTTGCTCTCTAGAGAAAGGCAAAGAACTTGCCACAAGATGTGACACAGAGGAATAGGAGAACATGTGAGCTACTATAGTCCCTGCCTCCTGGCGAGCCCTGCCTCCCAGAGTCCCGGCTGACTCTTTGTCTCCTCCTCTATAAGTCTGTTGACGTGCTGGAGTCACACCTAccacagagctcagggaacttcTCTGGCTCTGAATATGTCAGCAGCAAAGCCAGTGCCTCTCTCCAGTTCTTCAGGCTGCAGGCACATACTAGGTCTTTCCAATTCTTCTTTACAACACAGGCTAGAAGCTGTACTgggcagaaagggaaagagaCCCTCAGCCTTCCATCCAGCACAGTCAGTCGGTGTCACACACAGGGAGGTTCCAATAAAGCCACTCATGTCAGAACACTCAACAGGGCTAGCCATGAAGTAGAGGTCCTTAGAGCAGGGACACAGGTGGGTTCTGAACACCAGTCCCAAGGCATGGATGGCCTCTGCCTGTCCAGACCCAGGtaatccccctcccttcttctcctgcATGATGGACAGTACCGGAGAGATTTTGGTTCTCCTCTTGGCCAAGTAATGTTCTTGTGTCCACCTCAGCAGCTCCGCACCCCCAGCCTGAGCCAGGATGATGGCATCAGCAAAGCGCTCTTCCCTCAGACACAGCTCCACAGCAGGCCGCAGCTCCCCCAGCAGCAGGGCCTG
The nucleotide sequence above comes from Peromyscus maniculatus bairdii isolate BWxNUB_F1_BW_parent chromosome 1, HU_Pman_BW_mat_3.1, whole genome shotgun sequence. Encoded proteins:
- the Sec31b gene encoding protein transport protein Sec31B isoform X9 — encoded protein: MEPSQPVPCVSGHRFHKLIWGSFGNGLLENSGVIAGGGDNGMLTLYNVTHILSSGKEPLIAQRQKHTGAVRALDFNPFQGNLLASGASDSEIFIWDLNNLSVPMTPGSKSQTPPEDIKALSWNRQVQHILSSAHPSGKAVVWDLRKNEPIIKVSDHSSRMNCSGLAWHPDIATQLVLCSEDDRLPVIQLWDLRFASSPLMVLENHSRGILSMSWSQADAELLLSSAKDNQIFCWNLASSEVVYKLPTQNSWCFDVQWCPRNPPVFSAVSSDGWISLYSVMGRSWEVQHVRQADKISSSFSKGHPLPLLQVPEQAAPASLIPPLKKAPRWMRRPAGVSFAFGGKLVTFGLPSIPVHQMPQPCPRLVYLSQVVTDSDVLARSAVLQEALGSGNLLNYCQSKIQQASLPCEKMLWQFLKVTLERDSRLQFLRLLGFSKDEFQKKVDTCLKKDLKLGGSPRLEAVDLKSERPHPFCHQSHLSFCGQASKHTTEEASASSAFFDELVPQNMTPWEIPTTEDTDGLLSQALLLGELRPAVELCLREERFADAIILAQAGGAELLRWTQEHYLAKRRTKISPLLACVVKKNWKDLVCACSLKNWREALALLLTYSEPEKFPELCDVLGTRLEQEGGRALTSEARLCFVCSGSVDRLVESWAKCQPASCPVALQDLMEKVMVLSRSLELLQGSDKMSPGPATVYRLTQYANLLAAQGSLAIAMSFLPSDCIQPAVQQLRDRLFHAQGSAVLGQQAPPFPFPRVAVGTALHPKEKLSYRMGSQPPDQVPAPSARPRATAQPSLVMPFIPSQPSPSQGSQTQSTGDYRVPGPQATLPLHLGPALPQPQLLGQSARAANPVGFSGTWPLPGPCPPTASPDAMQPGCPLLPQTPRLLPLAPMGPPGPNPLSSPPSGSPVTFPVAGPPGGPGAPCSRTLPSTGIWTPHPGPQDAWQAAPATWETLPRRKLPETFIPPAPITAPVMSLGPEPGQTLPPQPQVSSVSWSPPGAPREGSLQVTRTQLPPEKPGRKELPPEHQCLKDSFEALLQRCSLSATDLKTKRKLEEAAQRLECLYEKLCEGSLSPHVLAGLHQVARCVDAGGFEQGLAVHAQVAACSSFSEVSSFMPVLKAVLTIAHKLQG
- the Sec31b gene encoding protein transport protein Sec31B isoform X1, giving the protein MKLKELERPAVQTWSPASQYPVYLATGTSAQQLDASFSTNATLEIFEVDFRDSSLDLKHKGSLSVSSRFHKLIWGSFGNGLLENSGVIAGGGDNGMLTLYNVTHILSSGKEPLIAQRQKHTGAVRALDFNPFQGNLLASGASDSEIFIWDLNNLSVPMTPGSKSQTPPEDIKALSWNRQVQHILSSAHPSGKAVVWDLRKNEPIIKVSDHSSRMNCSGLAWHPDIATQLVLCSEDDRLPVIQLWDLRFASSPLMVLENHSRGILSMSWSQADAELLLSSAKDNQIFCWNLASSEVVYKLPTQNSWCFDVQWCPRNPPVFSAVSSDGWISLYSVMGRSWEVQHVRQADKISSSFSKGHPLPLLQVPEQAAPASLIPPLKKAPRWMRRPAGVSFAFGGKLVTFGLPSIPVHQMPQPCPRLVYLSQVVTDSDVLARSAVLQEALGSGNLLNYCQSKIQQASLPCEKMLWQFLKVTLERDSRLQFLRLLGFSKDEFQKKVDTCLKKDLKLGGSPRLEAVDLKSERPHPFCHQSHLSFCGQASKHTTEEASASSAFFDELVPQNMTPWEIPTTEDTDGLLSQALLLGELRPAVELCLREERFADAIILAQAGGAELLRWTQEHYLAKRRTKISPLLACVVKKNWKDLVCACSLKNWREALALLLTYSEPEKFPELCDVLGTRLEQEGGRALTSEARLCFVCSGSVDRLVESWAKCQPASCPVALQDLMEKVMVLSRSLELLQGSDKMSPGPATVYRLTQYANLLAAQGSLAIAMSFLPSDCIQPAVQQLRDRLFHAQGSAVLGQQAPPFPFPRVAVGTALHPKEKLSYRMGSQPPDQVPAPSARPRATAQPSLVMPFIPSQPSPSQGSQTQSTGDYRVPGPQATLPLHLGPALPQPQLLGQSARAANPVGFSGTWPLPGPCPPTASPDAMQPGCPLLPQTPRLLPLAPMGPPGPNPLSSPPSGSPVTFPVAGPPGGPGAPCSRTLPSTGIWTPHPGPQDAWQAAPATWETLPRRKLPETFIPPAPITAPVMSLGPEPGQTLPPQPQVSSVSWSPPGAPREGSLQVTRTQLPPEKPGRKELPPEHQCLKDSFEALLQRCSLSATDLKTKRKLEEAAQRLECLYEKLCEGSLSPHVLAGLHQVARCVDAGGFEQGLAVHAQVAACSSFSEVSSFMPVLKAVLTIAHKLQG
- the Sec31b gene encoding protein transport protein Sec31B isoform X8 — encoded protein: MKLKELERPAVQTWSPASQYPVYLATGTSAQQLDASFSTNATLEIFEVDFRDSSLDLKHKGSLSVSSRFHKLIWGSFGNGLLENSGVIAGGGDNGMLTLYNVTHILSSGKEPLIAQRQKHTGAVRALDFNPFQGNLLASGASDSEIFIWDLNNLSVPMTPGSKSQTPPEDIKALSWNRQVQHILSSAHPSGKAVVWDLRKNEPIIKVSDHSSRMNCSGLAWHPDIATQLVLCSEDDRLPVIQLWDLRFASSPLMVLENHSRGILSMSWSQADAELLLSSAKDNQIFCWNLASSEVVYKLPTQNSWCFDVQWCPRNPPVFSAVSSDGWISLYSVMGRSWEVQHVRQADKVPEQAAPASLIPPLKKAPRWMRRPAGVSFAFGGKLVTFGLPSIPVHQMPQPCPRLVYLSQVVTDSDVLARSAVLQEALGSGNLLNYCQSKIQQASLPCEKMLWQFLKVTLERDSRLQFLRLLGFSKDEFQKKVDTCLKKDLKLGGSPRLEAVDLKSERPHPFCHQASKHTTEEASASSAFFDELVPQNMTPWEIPTTEDTDGLLSQALLLGELRPAVELCLREERFADAIILAQAGGAELLRWTQEHYLAKRRTKISPLLACVVKKNWKDLVCACSLKNWREALALLLTYSEPEKFPELCDVLGTRLEQEGGRALTSEARLCFVCSGSVDRLVESWAKCQPASCPVALQDLMEKVMVLSRSLELLQGSDKMSPGPATVYRLTQYANLLAAQGSLAIAMSFLPSDCIQPAVQQLRDRLFHAQGSAVLGQQAPPFPFPRVAVGTALHPKEKLSYRMGSQPPDQVPAPSARPRATAQPSLVMPFIPSQPSPSQGSQTQSTGDYRVPGPQATLPLHLGPALPQPQLLGQSARAANPVGFSGTWPLPGPCPPTASPDAMQPGCPLLPQTPRLLPLAPMGPPGPNPLSSPPSGSPVTFPVAGPPGGPGAPCSRTLPSTGIWTPHPGPQDAWQAAPATWETLPRRKLPETFIPPAPITAPVMSLGPEPGQTLPPQPQVSSVSWSPPGAPREGSLQQLPPEKPGRKELPPEHQCLKDSFEALLQRCSLSATDLKTKRKLEEAAQRLECLYEKLCEGSLSPHVLAGLHQVARCVDAGGFEQGLAVHAQVAACSSFSEVSSFMPVLKAVLTIAHKLQG